Proteins encoded together in one bacterium window:
- a CDS encoding TfoX/Sxy family protein, with product MGYDEKTAARVRRILSRRRDVVEKKMVGGLSFMVNGRMCCGLTSIAFMVRVGPDAYKRALALPHARPMEFAGRPLAGFVYVDRAGYRTDAALAKWVQRGIAFVSTLPPKQPAVGRPRPRRR from the coding sequence ATGGGCTACGACGAGAAGACCGCCGCACGTGTGCGGCGGATCCTCTCCCGGCGGCGGGACGTCGTCGAGAAGAAGATGGTGGGCGGGCTGTCCTTCATGGTGAACGGCAGGATGTGCTGCGGCCTCACCAGCATTGCCTTTATGGTTCGCGTCGGACCCGACGCGTACAAGCGGGCGCTGGCACTGCCGCACGCGCGGCCGATGGAATTCGCCGGCCGTCCCCTGGCCGGCTTTGTGTACGTCGACCGCGCAGGCTACCGCACCGATGCGGCGCTCGCGAAATGGGTGCAGCGGGGCATCGCCTTCGTCTCGACGCTCCCGCCGAAACAGCCCGCGGTGGGGAGGCCTCGCCCAAGGCGTCGCTGA
- a CDS encoding DinB family protein produces MENRDLIQHSLGGSHQVVKLILSEISEEEARRMPNTMLSPIIWQVGHLAVANSNFVKRVGVTSATTLPERYPVLFKTGTGGAADYPPLTEVVQAFDDTHEALMRVVAEANLDAPNEGPRGFWNNVAGAFAFSNAHRWYHIGKMTSLRALLGKPRLFG; encoded by the coding sequence GTGGAGAATCGGGACCTGATCCAGCATTCGCTCGGCGGCTCACACCAGGTCGTCAAGCTGATACTGAGCGAGATCTCAGAGGAAGAGGCGCGCCGGATGCCGAACACGATGCTCTCCCCGATCATATGGCAGGTCGGGCATCTGGCCGTCGCCAACTCGAACTTTGTCAAGCGAGTAGGCGTGACCTCAGCCACCACCCTGCCCGAGCGTTACCCCGTCCTCTTTAAAACCGGGACCGGCGGCGCGGCAGACTACCCGCCGCTCACCGAGGTGGTGCAAGCCTTCGACGACACCCACGAGGCCTTGATGCGCGTGGTCGCGGAGGCCAATTTGGATGCGCCAAACGAAGGGCCGCGCGGGTTTTGGAACAATGTGGCGGGGGCGTTTGCCTTCTCCAATGCCCACCGGTGGTATCACATCGGGAAGATGACGTCCCTGCGTGCGCTGCTCGGCAAGCCCAGGCTGTTCGGCTAA
- the glnA gene encoding type I glutamate--ammonia ligase, with the protein MAGKEMTAREIVAYIKEHGVKMVDLKFVDVPGTWQHATLPASQVDEKTFIRGIGFDGSSIRGFQAIQESDMLLMPDPATARPDPFCTIPTLSVICNVNDPIAQKPYTRDPRHVAQKAEEYLKTSGVADTSYFGPEAEFFVFSNVQYEVLPHRMGYSIDSQEATWNSGQPGLGNRMRVKEGYFPVPPADIHLDLRSEMVLEMENWGIEVEMQHHEVGHAGQGEIDMKYNTLTRMADSLLSYKYIVKNVARRHGLTATFMPKPLFGDNGTGMHTHISLWKGGQNVFYREGGYAELSQDALYYIGGLLTHVDALLGLCACTTNSYRRLVPHYEAPVNIAFSQRNRSAAVRIPMYFSGPAAAASKRVEFRCPDATCNPYLAFAAMLMAGLDGIKRKIDPVKAGFGPLDKNTYELAPEEAAKIKSVPGSLGAALAALEADHEFLLEGDVFTRDLLDTWLDYKRTKELHEVNIRPVPYEFFLYYDV; encoded by the coding sequence ATGGCAGGCAAGGAGATGACGGCGCGCGAGATCGTAGCATATATCAAGGAACACGGCGTCAAGATGGTGGACCTGAAATTTGTCGACGTGCCGGGAACCTGGCAGCATGCAACCCTCCCAGCCAGCCAGGTGGACGAAAAGACGTTCATCCGGGGGATCGGGTTCGACGGGAGCAGCATCCGCGGCTTCCAGGCGATCCAGGAGAGCGACATGCTCCTGATGCCCGACCCGGCGACGGCGCGGCCGGATCCCTTCTGCACGATCCCGACCCTGTCCGTCATCTGCAACGTGAACGACCCGATCGCGCAGAAGCCCTACACGCGGGACCCGCGCCACGTGGCTCAGAAGGCCGAGGAATATCTTAAGACATCCGGCGTGGCCGATACATCGTACTTCGGGCCCGAGGCCGAGTTCTTCGTGTTCAGCAACGTGCAGTACGAGGTCCTGCCGCACCGGATGGGCTACAGCATCGATTCGCAGGAGGCGACCTGGAACAGCGGGCAGCCGGGCTTGGGGAACCGCATGCGCGTGAAGGAAGGCTACTTCCCCGTGCCGCCGGCCGACATCCACCTCGATCTCCGAAGCGAGATGGTCCTGGAGATGGAGAATTGGGGCATCGAGGTGGAGATGCAGCACCATGAGGTGGGGCACGCCGGGCAGGGCGAGATCGACATGAAGTACAACACCCTCACCCGGATGGCGGACAGCCTGCTCAGCTACAAATACATCGTCAAGAACGTCGCGCGGCGCCACGGGCTGACGGCGACGTTCATGCCGAAGCCCCTCTTCGGCGACAACGGCACCGGCATGCACACCCACATCAGCCTCTGGAAGGGCGGCCAGAACGTCTTCTACCGCGAGGGCGGATACGCCGAGCTCAGCCAGGACGCGCTCTATTACATCGGCGGGCTGCTCACCCATGTCGACGCGCTCCTGGGGCTGTGCGCGTGCACCACGAACTCGTACCGGCGGCTGGTCCCCCACTACGAGGCGCCGGTCAACATCGCATTCAGCCAGCGGAACCGGAGCGCCGCAGTCCGGATTCCCATGTACTTCTCTGGCCCCGCCGCGGCGGCGAGCAAGCGAGTCGAGTTCCGGTGTCCCGACGCGACCTGCAACCCGTATCTGGCCTTCGCCGCGATGCTGATGGCCGGGTTGGACGGCATCAAGCGCAAGATCGATCCGGTCAAGGCCGGGTTCGGCCCGCTCGACAAGAACACGTACGAGCTGGCGCCGGAAGAAGCCGCCAAGATCAAGAGCGTCCCCGGGTCTCTCGGTGCCGCGCTCGCCGCCCTCGAGGCCGACCACGAGTTCCTGCTGGAGGGCGACGTGTTCACCCGTGACCTGCTCGACACCTGGCTCGACTACAAACGCACGAAGGAGCTGCATGAGGTCAACATCCGGCCGGTCCCGTACGAGTTCTTCTTGTACTACGACGTCTGA